In the Lates calcarifer isolate ASB-BC8 linkage group LG16_LG22, TLL_Latcal_v3, whole genome shotgun sequence genome, AATGTGTTGGATTTACAGACCCAACACAATGAAAGACTGCCAGCTTCCTAACCCTAGCTTTGGTGTGTGATTTTGCTTTGCTGTGTCGTTAGTTCAGCAGAGGTGACTGCTGCTAGGAACCCTGctgtctccttttctgtctccaccattaaaatgttactttCTTCACCTTCTGCTATGATAAATGGGTGTTCATCAGCACAGCACTGTGTTCAGTCCAAATTGTGTAGTGTAGAGGGGCTCCTGCCTTTTGTTCATGGTGCGCTCTTTTGATAATAACAACACTAACAACCATTCTGTTACATCAGTTCTTCTTTTGGTCATTGCTGTTGTAGTTTGTCTGTTGCCAGCTACGACAGCCATGCTCAAGCATGTACCAGATACCTCAACAGTCTTTTAACCAGTTAACTAATCAGTAAATTCCTGCAATCATCAGCAAGGAGCAATGATCCCTCTATGACTAGCTATGTATGTGCGAACTCACCTAGCCTCGCAGCCAGTCCCAGCAGCCATTTGACATCCTCAGTGTAAGGTGGGCTCCTGGAGAAATTGTTGGGATGGTCATTGTGAGCCCTCCTGCCCAGCATCTCCAACGCCAGCATGCCTTCACACAAAGGAACAATAGCAATTACATTAGTTTGAAGTTATTGTTGGTCCTGAACACCATCAGagatacattttctaatgatgtagttccattagacggcattgccctggctcccagctccactgtaaagaatctgggagtcatctttgatcaggatatgtcctttaactcacatataaaacaaacttctaggactgccttctttcacctgtgtaatatcaccaacattagaaaaactagtccatgcatttgttacttccaggctggactactgtaattcattattatcaggcttaattatgctgctataggcctagactgccgggagatctcccatgatgcactgagcttctctctctctctctctctttctgcctctggagctgtagagtctgatctgtgatgacaagtctcctgctgctcctacaactccactcaacacctgctgctagaattagaaatgacttatactgcttctagtattactgttacttttGCTCACTATCACtgctatcattactactgctgtattactggtatcactttacattttttaaaatggaatcTGTGTTATGCTATATTCTTCTGTCGCTATTCtctacaaataaatataaatctataaataaaaatgaattgaattgttCAGTTAACCTTCTGTAATATGCATGCTCGTCAGAGGAAAATCTAATCATAGGTCACAAGCTCCTCACCAACTCTGTAGGCAGAATGCAGGTAGTGCAGGCCCTGCTGACTGATTGGCTGGCTGTGCTGCTCGTCCTCTGCTGGGAAAGGAGTGCTGACCAATGATCCTGGCTGGGTGGAAAGGGAGGGCAAAGATGCACCCTGGATGGCCTGGATAGTGGGGCCTGCATGGACACTGCCTACTGTAAAACATAACATGCACGACATACTGCTTAGCACTGACCAACAAACTCATCCCACAGCACTATAACATTTACCAATGCACAATATCAAAGGTAAATTTGGAGGAACACTGATAACTGCTGGATTTAAACACAgacgaaacacacacacactgcgagTGCTGACCTGCTACAGTGGTGCTGAGGGGCAGGCCAGTCTCAGTGTGGTAGGGATGGACGGCAATCTGGGTCATGGACGGTACAGGGACGCCAGGGAAGGTCACAGCCGTAGCTGCCATAGGTGGCTGGGGGCCTGTGGCCACTGAAAACGGGTACTGGGCCCCGATAAAGGCTGGGTGCATTCCCTGAGgagatagacacacacaggcatgcacaaGCACGCACATGTGCACTGATAATTGACACCTGCACTCTACTGtaccatgaaaaataaaataagtgtgAGAATATTTGTGTAacacaaacaatatttatttcacaACAGCAACAAGATTCATCTGTCTATCTTAGAATAAGACACCCAGTAACTGGGCTTTTCCACTCACAATAAAGCCACTATTTGTAGTAATTAAATTGTTAGGCaagtaaatttaaaatattttcactgtcaATCTGCCCCTTATTTTCTCAATTCAGTGATTAAACCACAGAAAATTGTTTAAATCACAACATCCTTGAGCTCAAGTAGACAATGTCAAACATCTCAGACAAGAAGACATTTCAGAACTTAGTCTGTTGCTTTGTGACGTGACCTTCTCTGGTTCAGGCATCTTcgatgtgaggatttgatgtttttctgttttctaacaAAGCGAACTGAATCATTTTGTCTATCTGACCTTGAACTCTCAGAAAGACTGGCCAATAAATTGATgatcaataaaataatcagcagaataattgatagagaaaaaaattattacTAGCAGTCCTAAATGTACCATAATGTTTTCCCAAAATGGCACGTGTGTCAAGTTATGCACACAAGACAACATCAAAACTGTACTTTCCAACTGTGGACACCATCTTAGCTGTTTCTTAATAAAGAGGAAATTCCACCATAAACACAGTGATTGTGAGAGAAGGAGTTCTGACCTGTGGATATGCAGCCCCAGACACAGGGAATACAGTGGGTCGGGGGACATGCTGCAGAGGGTGTCCCAGGTACTGGGGGGTGCAAACGGTGGGGAGATGGGCCTGGATGGTGGTGTAAGGGTGAAGGCCCTGGCTGTGGGGGTGAGCTATGGCCTGCCCTGTCATGGCATGGGACTGGTAGATGGTGGAGCCCACGGAGATGACAGGTACGACGGCTGCTGCAGTGACTGAGGCTGTGACTGTTGCCACCCCCGGAGAATCCATGTTGGCTCCACTGTCAAGGACTCCACAGCTGGATTCCGGAGGCCTCCTGCCTGAACCCCCATTTGCCCCACAGCGCCCAGAGGTCTCTCGCTGCTGACCTGAGCCTCCGCCCACTGACTGCTCATACAGCCAGTACCACTGGTGAGCCACCTCAAACAGAACCTCAGGGTACACACCTCCACCCTTGGCTGCTTCCTCTACTGCCATGCAGGCCTTCTCCAGCATCACATTGTCCTAGAgggagacagggacagagagggacaaATGGGGACAGTTTTTAATTCCCTGTTCTGACATACAGATGCCCTTATCTGCCATTAAACCTGAAATTCAGACTGAAactttctgtattttgttgctttttcttcCAAATGCAGAATGACCCATTCCCCATGTTCTACCCTAGCACCCAGCCCAGTTAGAGGATGCCACTGTTGCAGCTGCATTGGAGGACAATCATTGTGTTTCCAGCTGAGTGCTCTGCTGCTGGGGAGGgaatctgtgttttgtgttttgcccATGTAGCCACAGAGCCGCCAATAGATTCCATTCTAATGAAAATAAGTTGAGTCAGACTTTAATtccaaatgttttctctttcttattaTTCTTTTAATATTAACTACTGCTATTATGATTGTTATCATTCCTAGTctacctttatttattttactttacttactcCTTTCTGCCACCATAAATCCACATATTTCCCTGGTCACACCACGCATGTACCAACACTGTACTGATGTAAACTGTGATTACCCTGTTAATCTGAAACTGAACTAATCAACTGATAATAAGTTTCACACATCTTGTCATGTTGGTACcaagcacacatacaaacaaattcAGGACCATCTGATGTGCTCAGCAACAGGTTGATCAGCTGTTCTGAAGTATAAACCCACCCCAACAGTACCTGCTCTTTGCACTGCACCAGGGCTCTCTGGATTTCATTTGGATTTAGGGCATGAGCATGTGGCAAGCAGCTCAGGGCCAGCTCTGCTGCCGCACGAACCATGTTAGGGTCCCTGGCCCGAGAAGCTCGGTCTGCTAGGGATGCCACCTCTGGAGGGGTGAGGTGACCATCCCAACACTCCACCAAAATGTTGAGGGCAGCACTGCCAATTTCCATGGCTTGGCCTGacagatgaaaggacactggattaGTAAATTTAAGTTTCTGTCTAACTCtttttccctcacacacactttcccttCTCACCAGTGATCCAGGACACATGAGAGGAGTACGTCCTGGACAGCCAGTTGGGTGAGACAAAGTTGTGAAGGCCAAGAGCATACAGGCCAATCTCAAAGGCACACAGGTGCAGGTTTCTGTGGGGCCCCTGGTGGCCCCCGCTGGCTGAGGGCTGGGTGAAaatggaggtggaggagtttCCTCCAGCTTTGATCAGCACTGTCTTGGCCAGCTCAAAGTAAAAATGGGCTGCTGCCTCTGATGGCTGGTTGGGCACATGGGGAGCATGGCACTCTGGACGTCGCCCTTTGTACCTGAACACAGGGAGAATAATACATGTTGATTAGAATTCCTCACAGTTCTTCAGAACAAAGACACATTGACTGTAAATCAGGtttgttttcaggaaaaaactgtgattgtattttcttttgctCACTTGCTTATgttatttgtctctttttacTGGTTACGATTTTCATTATTTGCAATTCCTTCAAATGTTAGGCACATAAATAAGTAAATTCAACAACTTATTGAAAGGattaaagcagcagcaacaattATGTCACTGACCAGATGACAAGCTTGACAAGACTACCTGTAAACCGAGCTAACTGGAGTTTATTGCTGCTGCTTGTATTTCCGTACACCACTGATCATCAGTATGCTGTCAATTTTGCTTTGGCTTGGATAATATATGtttaagtctttttttattgtggATCGATGTGATCTGTGCTTGATATCTGAGCTCTGTGTTTCAATTCAATCACGTGTGTTTTGTGTACTTTGATTTTTGAAGTGTAAAGAAGTAATTCCAATCCCTGCAgtaaacagacattaaaaatcatCCTCTCTTCAAGTGTCAATGaactgttactttttatttaatcaaaccagaaaaaaatgaaacagtaatTGTGACTTCCTCATACAGACCAGACATTTCACATTGTGGAAATGTCACATTGGAGGTGTCTGATTTTCTTTAACTGGATCCCagaataaacacattcattgaagtttttgttttatttatcatgtaTGATATATTGGACTGTTGTGGTGTTAATATCAAAGGATGAAATGAGACGCTTAACTTAGTGATCTGATGAGGAGgactgtgtggtgtgtgtaccTGCTGGTGTCAGTGCTCTTGGCTCTGGCCCCTCCCCCTGCCCTACGAGAgccactggaggaggaggagcccaGCGAATCAGATGATGAACTGCTGATGCTATCACTATCCTGGCCCCGCCCCCAAGATGTTGCTGCCCAGCCACCACGAAGTGGCCGGCGGCTGAGGGTGGGGGAACTGTCTGAGGTTGTCTCTGGAGCGCTGCTGTCGATACTTGCCATGCCTGTCCAAACACCATGCAAATCACTTCATGTTTCACATCACTATTACGTGTGGTGTTATGAAGCCGTTTCAGAAAGTaggacatttttggacatttttgggTTCAAACTATATGTAGAAAAATACCACATATATGACCTAGTTTAAAACTCAGAGCTGCCTGTCTAATGTTGTGAATACGTTGAATCTATGAACAAGAAAATGTAGTGAAaattttaaagtctgtgttttctcccaTGCTCTACTGGCTagatcaataaaaacacagacattattgccagtgtgtaagtgtgtaccagtgtgtttctttttctgccgGACAGGTGAGCCCCAGCAGCGTTGGCTGTATCCACAGCGTGCCCCCAGCGCCAGCCGACTGGGCACTGTGGCCTCCAGCTTAAATGGAGCCATTTCATTCTGCTGGTCACTTGATGAAGGAGGCCCATCTGACACTGCAAAAACAGGGATCCATCTCTATCAAAGAATACTATGATACCAGAGAGTGATTCTATTCTAGTGACTAATGTATGGCAGCAGAGCAAACTGCTATAGATGATCTACTTTATAATAAGGTGGAGGAGGTAGGGGCTCTCACCATGCTCCCTTGTTTCAGCAGTACTCTCCCCTGCTGTGCTGTTCTGCCCTGGGTTTAGTTCAGCCTGATGAGCCACCTCTTCTCCAGCCAGTGTCacagcagaggaagagctggaggaaGATGCTGCCACAGTGGTcgcagaggaagatgaagggGTGTGTTTGGAGACACCCCCGGTGGCTCCACTCACTCCACTGTGGCCAGCAGCTGTATGTTTGGATGGGCTGCGTTGGCTGCCAGCTGCTGGTTTGCTGGAGTAGAAGGAGCTCAAAGTCTGAGGCTTGTGGGTCTGACTCTCCCTGTCCAACAACTTATCCAGTAtctgaggaagagaggagggagagagatacagaaaacagagaacacagggagggagaaagggggaggagaacagaaaaaatagagaaagaagtgttcattaaaaaaatggaggagaaaCTTCAGTTCTTAAACTTCAATAGCTGGCTTTAATTGTTGGTATTCTGCTGAAACCGTCAGTTTGTGTTGAGAGCATCTGAATTCATCTGGATGGTTGAACCACATTTTATGGTTTGATTCACTGCTGGCTAATTTTAAACTGCAGCCTTTTGGCAAGATGTTCTAAAACCAATGAAGCAACAAGTGAAGAAATACAAAAGTTCCACATTAAGTTGTTATGAACTTCTTAGCAAACAGCAGAGATAACAACATTCGCATTCATctggagttgtgtttgtattgtgtttagTCTCCatgagtgtctgtgtgctgtttgctgCTAAGCAGGTAGAGGACAGTGAAACCCACTATACAGAGCTCTTTCACTGAAACAGCTGCCCTCTGCAGCTAGAAATGAGCTGCAACTAAGATGCTTGAGAGAGCTGTGAGAAACTACAGAGTTGttgataattctctgtgagtTCATCAATAAGACCAACACTTTTCATATTACACACAGCCAACTGATCCATTATAAGTATAAAAATAAGGATTAGCTTTAAGgctttcatattttcatattttctccaGCAACAGCCATTCAATATATTTGCGTTCTGTAAAAGGCTCTCTTCATggtattttttattgtttgagtttgtttctgtgtaaattTCTCATGTCTGTGGCCTTGCACAAGAACAGAAATTTACAGGATTTGACTCTTGTACACATCATAATACAGAGGAAAGCTGGTGACCAGCCTGGCAAACAGTACTTCTTTTCTTTAGATACATACAGGAGGAGTGCTGAACTATCccattatttgttttatgtatttgcACAGCAGCCAGAAAACAACCAATTTTGACACATTAAATCATGCACCTTTCTCCAAACACAACCTTTCTTTCATCCCATTTATAAAGACAATGGATACTTCTGCTACAGCATGCAGGAAACATCggactctttttttctctgcctgaCTCACTGGAACACATCACCATTATCAATATTAGGAGCCCTAAAACCCTAAAATTTGTTCAAGAAAAAAGTTGTCATTTTCCTATCAAATGATCATGATGATCACAGCAGTGATGGTTACCTTCTTCAGCTTGCTCTGGTCATCCTTGTAGGTGATCATGAGAGCCAGAGCCAAGTCACCCTTCACCCGTCTAGTTCCTTCACACAGCAGAGGATGCTCTGCCTCACTGACTGTGGTCTTCatacctgcagacacacagagggcGGAGACAAGAAGAAGGATTATtggtgaggagagaaaaagtgatatggagaaacaaagaaagtcaGTTTAATCCAGACAGGAATGAAGATCCAGggaatttctttctttttaccaAGTGCAGCAACAGCGGCCTCAAAGCCCAGCTCCTCATCACCAGGCATCTCATTGTTACGATTGCGGCTTGGTGGACGGGAACCCGTTGGGGACACAACTGCACAAACAATATGGAGAAAAGCGAAAGGGATGTTAATTCTTGAAGTTCccattttaaatgatttaaaataatttttgaaaaGGCATTTCAGAGAGTCATTTTAGTTTTGgatgtttaaatgtaattttattgtaTCAAATAAAAGGTTATTAACAAGGTTTTAAGACTTGTTTGGGACACCAAGTGGCCTTGTGGTTAACAGAACACAGAACTGCAGAACTGGTCTGAGTCAAAGTgattccctctctcctcccacatttcctgtctgttacTCTACTGTCagataaaggaaaaaatgcaaaaatgatgaAACTTGTGAGGTAACTGGTCTTGACTTGTCTTTGTGGAATACTGGATCTATTATCCAGCTCAACTGTGGTGATATTACATCCTCAACATCTATAAAGAGAGAAGTAGATGAGTTTGCATACTACAAGTATCAAACCAATATTAGACAAGAAAAAATCTTTCCGCCTAATACTTAGATTTAAGATGCTGAACTTCAATCAAACAGTAATTGGTACTTACCTGGGGTACACAGCACATCAAAGATGAAGCTGGCCAACATGAGAGGCAGCACAGGTCTGTAATCGCAGAAGTTTCCATCCCGAAGCTGCTCGGCTCGCTCTCTGATGGCTGACATCTCTACCAAGCCCAGAGGAATCTTCTTCAACAGAGCCACCACCTCTGACTCCTGGTAGGCCAGCTTCACCTGGatagcccacacacacagtcagtatgTGGAGTACATATTCATGTCCCCAAACTGGATATATATTCATCATTTGGATGTACTTAACACATAAATGGAATGTATACAGGAATAAGGAAGCTTtgtgttttaatacatttacagcCTTTGGCAGACACTCCTACTCATGGTCTTCTGAGGCCATTTGGTAGGAGGCAACCCTTTCAACAAAAGACCAATCACCTTACAGTAACCTACAGATCCATGTGATTTTATTCACCTTCATTTTCACTTCTGCACTGACTGCACATCATTAAATAATACAGACTGTAAAACCACAGAGTTTTATAGTGTAATTAATATGATAAAAGATGCAACTCTAAAACATTTCAATGCAATTAATTTAGGATTTTTCAAGTACCTGTGCATacagagtatgtgtgtgtgtttgtgtgagagtgagagaccTCCAGAGCTTTGGTAGATGCTGGTGGTCTCTGAAGTTCCAGGGAGAACATGCCAGTGCTGAAGGCCAGGTTGTGGAGCTCCAGTCGTTCACTGAGAACAGTGAGGAGGAAGGCAGCTTTTGATAGCGTGTTAGTGGCCACCTGTGTCTGACGGCTTGTTGATACCTTGCTCTTCTTACCCTGAATTCAACAACAAGGAAAGTAATAATGATGTTGGAACATGAATCAAAACTTTACCTCTAATAGCAGATTCACACTTTGAAATTCTTTCCTTTCTTATAATTAATATTTGTTGCTCAGTTACAAATTGGCACAGTAACAATGCCAATATAAAACAGATATTAGAAGAATCTGGTGGCTTTCCTTCATGAAGAAATGCTCAATATCCCACTACACAGTTCAAGAGGCTGACTGGTGAGTTTGGAAGATTGAGACTGCAcaacagaaggagagaagagaagtcAAAGGACATAGGAGAATGTGTTCCAGGCTGCTGGGACTTGTGACTGTATCTACCTTTGTCTGTGGCTGTTCCACTTTCAGGTCTGGGGGGTTGGCTAACAGGTCTCTGGCCAGCTCCACAGCCAGCCGGCAAGCCTCATTACTGTAGCCATGAGCATAGAGGGCTTCTGCACACGCAAATagcacctgcacacacacacacacacacacacacacacacacacacacacacacacacacacacacagcaacaatatGTAAGACGTAAGAAGAGTAGCAGGGTTTCATATCTGTGCTGCAATATCTGGAAAGTGACCATACTCAAAACTTACACCATACCAACAGGTGACTGTGACCTCAGCACTCTATAACCTACTCTAGGGTTTGTGctgaatgaaaatcaaaaatcaaaaatatgttGGGAAACAGATATTCCATGTTCaatcacacaaataaaaccCTTTGAGTGCAGGGTTCATGGATGAGGTCCCAGTGAATTTAAATCCTAACATCCATACCTTTAAAGCCCTGGCTGTGAACAATTTGACCAGGACAACACTTGGTCTTCCTTCCTTACCTCCATGCGTCCCTCCTGATCTAGCGGTTTGATCCCTGCAAAGATGTCTGGCTCCTCCTCCTGGTGGCTGTCGGtcaactgtctgtctgctccttCCTCTGAGGCAGCACTCAGGTAGTATGCCTGATAGTCATCCTCACCCAcagcttctcctcctgcagctccacctgctgcctctgctACCTGGTTAGCTGGtccacctgcagctgctgccccacctccagctgctgccCCACCTCCAGCTGCCGCTGCTTCAACAGACGCTGCCTCTCTGCGGCCCCGCGGTGCCTTAGCAGATGTTTGAGTGGTGCCTGATCTTGCTgttgtggtggaggtggaggccTGGTTACTTCCAGCTGAGTCTacatcttcatctctgttctGGTTAGGCTCCACCTCCAGTTCTGCTTCCTTTTCTGCAGTGCTGGGAATGTCCATAACAACAACCACAGTCTCTTTGGAAGGGAAGCAGGGTGATGCAGGCTCTGCAGCGGGAAGTGTGGCTGAGGTATGGCTGACACGCTTTGTTTCAAACATCTTGCTCCCCCCGCTGCTATTGCTGTACTTGCGTGAATCTCGGAGCAGTGGGCTCGGGGAGGGCAGCATCTCTGGTGGCGGGGGGAGAAACTCAAAAGTGTTGCTGGCCTCAGCCCCCAGAGCCAGACTGCAGCCATCATCCAGGCTGAGCTCAGCCAGGTCTGGCTCCAGGGAGCTGTCCTCACTGCTGGTTCTCCGCTTGGCATTGGCATGCTTACCACCTCCCAACCCTCCGTTTCCTCCAGGACCTCCTACAGATGTCCCCTTTCCACCTCCCTGTGTCAGCTTCAGCTTCCCTCCAGAAGAGGAGCCTTGCCCTTTGTACATGCACTTCCCTCCTCCGTCTTCCAGGGATAGAGAAACACCCCCCCCCAGACGGACCagcatccctcctcctccactcactgAGAGACCCTTCCTCTTGGTCAGAATGGTCTCCTTGGGTCGCACTGCCACCTCCTGTTGAGACAAGTGaccacttcctcttcctttatAATCTCCCCCAGCTCCACTTtcagctctccctcctccccctggTTCAGGAGGTTCTCCACCCCCGCCCGCAGCAGCTTTAACTCCTCTCTGATGCTGCACTGCCCTAGACCAGCAAAATGTGGCACTCTTCTTGTCAGCACCACAGTAAGTGATGCCGTCCAGTGGGTAGGCCACCTCCCAGTTAAAATAGCAGGACTCCACGGCAGGCTTGAAGCCCTGGAACAGTTTATCCAGGGACTTGCGATGTTGCCCCCGCTTCACTATCTCAATAACCTTTAGGTGCCACTGCTTCAGCTGACCTGCCAGCTCCAGACGCCTGGAAGAGAACATACACAGTCCTTTATATATCATTTCCGTCCCAACTTCAAATTTACTACTATCTAACTGCATTGTTTGATGAAATCATTAAGTGATAAATGTGCTAATATTACATAGCCATCCCATGGGATTTATCATGAGCAGTATGCAGCCTGTTATCATGGGTCCAATGGTCTGACCTGCAAGGGCTCATAGTGGGGTCAAGCACAGCCAGCCTCCAAAGCACCACCATCTCATCACACATGCTGGCACAGGCATGAGCCGCCACCTCCGACTGGCCATTGCTGCGTCCAGTGTGACCACTGGCACTGCTGTGGGACGACCGCACTGATGATCCGAACACACTGTCAGACAGCCACAACTGATGtgatctgaacacacacagtacatcaGATCAGTCCTTCACTATAGGTGTGTGGTATGACTGTACAAAGTAgtcacaccagcacacacagatcacataacatacacattcataagcacatttttatttaatgtctttttcattcacacattcacacgaTTGACACACATCACAATTTTTATCTCAAGGATccataataacaataacaattcTAGGTAAGAGGACTGATAAATTGCCAACACAATGAACCAACATAAATAAAAGTCCTCAAATTGTCcataatttaataaaaagatCAGATTAGAGAGACAAATGTTCTGATCCATACTGATTTGAGATCCAGACTTGCCTTCGTATATAACCTCTGTAAATATTTCAATCCTATATTTATAATGTGCCTGTCTGATACGGTCATTAAAAGAAACATGCTCATGTTGTGCTTGTGTCATGTTGAAGATGTACCTGTTCATAGGTGAGACACTGCTCAGTGAGGATCTCAAGCAACGGGGCTGCATTGCTGTCTCGTCTCTTGAACATCTCTCTGACAATGGACAGAAGGTTCCAGATGCCTTCTGGCTCTCTGCCCCTCAGAGGTCGCAGCAGGCATGCccactcagcagcagctggtggcTCAGTGGATGACAGGTACATCGAGTTTACATCACTGTGAATTCagtacacacaaagacacagagagtgCTAATTTTAGCTAAGTAACACACAAGTCGGAATAAGTGAGTCAAagtaaaacagaattaaaatctACTATGAATAAAGTATGTACACTGTGCTCATCAAAATGAAGAACTACTACACTGGATCTCTATGGCACAGAAGTACATGCTATATTGTCCTTTGGATACATAGACAATACTTCTTAGTAGGGACAAGTATGTGTCTCCCTTTAAGTCATTTTGGATCTGTGTCTTTGTCAAACAAAAGGCTAACAGGTAAAACTGGTACCATATTAAGAGAGAGAAGTGTAATGTGCAAATGTATAGGGCTGAAGTTTAGAATAGTTCTGTTCAAGCTTTGAGTAATGTGTCAGGGACTATTGCGTGGGACAAGCAGTGTGTACCTGAAGACAACAGGTGAGGGCCCACAGAATTTGTGCAGAGTCTTTTTGATATTGTCGCTGAGGGTCGACTCATCCAAATACCAGGTGCTCTGGTCAGATGCTGAAGGACCTGCTGTTgggtctacacacacacacacacacacacacacacacacacacacacacacacacacacacacacacacacacacacacaaaatacagtgATAATTTGAACTTTTTCTCAGCAAAGAATTCTGGGGAAAATCTGCTCTGCATGATTAAGATTAGCGAtcattaatctttttttatttaaggaGTGTCCTGTTTTAAAGTGCAGTGGTTGAATGAACTGCGGAGAACTTGtggtttaaagaaaaatgtctctgCTCCCATTGCACATTACAGCAACATTTTGTacatggacagtgtctttgagAGATGAACCGCATTTGCTGTCCAAGTTTTCTCCAAACCTTCCTGCCTTAACAATAACACTCTTCTCTCCATGGACACTATATACAACACTGTAGTATAAACACAGACTCCTTAACAACAAGAACCATGGACACCATACTGGGAACATCACTGCCATCTAGctgaagaaaaatgtaataacactGGCTAACTGATCCACTTGAATGAAATCATCAAAAGCTCTCCTTTGGCCATTATGTCAGATTGTGCATATCATGACAGCTCTAGTTTGTTATTTCGGTGTATGCTTGGAACAACCTATGTGTTCATTCCTGCTACTGTACCTGGAGCTCCACACACGGTGTTGATGGCAGTAGACTGAGAAGA is a window encoding:
- the zswim8 gene encoding zinc finger SWIM domain-containing protein 8, translated to MELMFAEWEDGERFSFEDSDRFEEDSLCSFISEAESLCQNWRGWRKQSAGPNSPTVKMKDGQVIPLVELSAKQVAFHIPFEVVEKVYPPVPEQLQLRIAYWSFPENEEDIRLYSCLANGSPDEFQRGEQLYRIRAVKDPLQIGFHLSATVVSSQASQSKGAYNVAVMFDRCRITSCSCTCGAGAKWCAHVVALCLFRIHNASAVCLRAPVSESLSRLQRDQLQKFAQYLISELPQQILPTAQRLLDELLSSQSTAINTVCGAPDPTAGPSASDQSTWYLDESTLSDNIKKTLHKFCGPSPVVFSDVNSMYLSSTEPPAAAEWACLLRPLRGREPEGIWNLLSIVREMFKRRDSNAAPLLEILTEQCLTYEQLWLSDSVFGSSVRSSHSSASGHTGRSNGQSEVAAHACASMCDEMVVLWRLAVLDPTMSPCRRLELAGQLKQWHLKVIEIVKRGQHRKSLDKLFQGFKPAVESCYFNWEVAYPLDGITYCGADKKSATFCWSRAVQHQRGVKAAAGGGGEPPEPGGGGRAESGAGGDYKGRGSGHLSQQEVAVRPKETILTKRKGLSVSGGGGMLVRLGGGVSLSLEDGGGKCMYKGQGSSSGGKLKLTQGGGKGTSVGGPGGNGGLGGGKHANAKRRTSSEDSSLEPDLAELSLDDGCSLALGAEASNTFEFLPPPPEMLPSPSPLLRDSRKYSNSSGGSKMFETKRVSHTSATLPAAEPASPCFPSKETVVVVMDIPSTAEKEAELEVEPNQNRDEDVDSAGSNQASTSTTTARSGTTQTSAKAPRGRREAASVEAAAAGGGAAAGGGAAAAGGPANQVAEAAGGAAGGEAVGEDDYQAYYLSAASEEGADRQLTDSHQEEEPDIFAGIKPLDQEGRMEVLFACAEALYAHGYSNEACRLAVELARDLLANPPDLKVEQPQTKGKKSKVSTSRQTQVATNTLSKAAFLLTVLSERLELHNLAFSTGMFSLELQRPPASTKALEVKLAYQESEVVALLKKIPLGLVEMSAIRERAEQLRDGNFCDYRPVLPLMLASFIFDVLCTPVVSPTGSRPPSRNRNNEMPGDEELGFEAAVAALGMKTTVSEAEHPLLCEGTRRVKGDLALALMITYKDDQSKLKKILDKLLDRESQTHKPQTLSSFYSSKPAAGSQRSPSKHTAAGHSGVSGATGGVSKHTPSSSSATTVAASSSSSSSAVTLAGEEVAHQAELNPGQNSTAGESTAETREHVSDGPPSSSDQQNEMAPFKLEATVPSRLALGARCGYSQRCWGSPVRQKKKHTGMASIDSSAPETTSDSSPTLSRRPLRGGWAATSWGRGQDSDSISSSSSDSLGSSSSSGSRRAGGGARAKSTDTSRYKGRRPECHAPHVPNQPSEAAAHFYFELAKTVLIKAGGNSSTSIFTQPSASGGHQGPHRNLHLCAFEIGLYALGLHNFVSPNWLSRTYSSHVSWITGQAMEIGSAALNILVECWDGHLTPPEVASLADRASRARDPNMVRAAAELALSCLPHAHALNPNEIQRALVQCKEQDNVMLEKACMAVEEAAKGGGVYPEVLFEVAHQWYWLYEQSVGGGSGQQRETSGRCGANGGSGRRPPESSCGVLDSGANMDSPGVATVTASVTAAAVVPVISVGSTIYQSHAMTGQAIAHPHSQGLHPYTTIQAHLPTVCTPQYLGHPLQHVPRPTVFPVSGAAYPQGMHPAFIGAQYPFSVATGPQPPMAATAVTFPGVPVPSMTQIAVHPYHTETGLPLSTTVAVGSVHAGPTIQAIQGASLPSLSTQPGSLVSTPFPAEDEQHSQPISQQGLHYLHSAYRVGMLALEMLGRRAHNDHPNNFSRSPPYTEDVKWLLGLAARLGVNYVYQFCVGAAKGVLSPFVLQEIIMEALQRLNPAHIHAHLRTPAFHQLVQRCQQAYLQYIHHRLIHLTPADYDDFVNIIRSARGAFCLTPVGMMQFNDVLQNLKRGKQTKELWQRISLEMATFSP